One segment of Mycolicibacterium sp. YH-1 DNA contains the following:
- a CDS encoding LacI family DNA-binding transcriptional regulator, producing MARARVTIRDVADAAGVSATTVSHALNGKGEVSAVTIERVRAAAHRLGYRPSATARALRRGRTGSLVLILPREDGREVARQIVALDYYMAIAATAASAAFEHERALILPPELTTAEEWEAINPDGVLLCDPIASDPQIDLLEGIGIPVVSIERDAGRPDRAHYVAGDNAANTRLVLEHLRAQGARRIALLTTAWTRAWSIDIDEAYAAWCKETGSPDLRVRVPVQFDHRAGYQAACRLLDGPEPPDAIYATAEGYTNGVVTACRERGLRIPQDVLVVGGIDGREARESEPAVTALDLHPDRQAEAAVELLIDRIDGHDVRGPVYVPSTLRVRASSAR from the coding sequence GTGGCCCGTGCCCGAGTGACCATCCGCGATGTGGCCGATGCCGCCGGGGTCTCGGCCACCACGGTCTCTCACGCGCTCAATGGCAAGGGCGAGGTCAGCGCGGTAACCATCGAACGCGTGCGGGCCGCGGCGCACCGGCTCGGCTACCGGCCGAGCGCGACAGCCCGGGCTCTGCGGCGCGGCCGGACCGGGTCGCTGGTCCTCATCCTGCCGCGCGAGGACGGCCGGGAGGTCGCGCGTCAGATCGTGGCGCTCGACTACTACATGGCCATCGCCGCAACCGCGGCGTCGGCGGCCTTCGAGCACGAGCGGGCGCTCATCCTCCCGCCGGAACTCACCACCGCGGAGGAGTGGGAGGCGATCAATCCCGACGGGGTCCTCCTGTGCGATCCGATCGCGTCCGATCCGCAGATCGATCTCCTCGAGGGCATCGGAATTCCCGTCGTGTCCATCGAGCGCGACGCGGGCAGGCCCGATCGCGCCCATTACGTGGCCGGCGACAACGCGGCCAACACTCGGCTGGTCCTGGAACATCTGCGGGCTCAGGGTGCGCGCCGCATCGCCTTGCTCACGACGGCATGGACCCGAGCCTGGTCGATCGACATCGACGAGGCGTACGCGGCGTGGTGCAAGGAGACGGGATCCCCGGACCTGAGAGTGCGGGTGCCGGTGCAATTCGACCATCGCGCCGGCTACCAGGCCGCCTGCCGATTGCTTGACGGCCCCGAACCTCCGGATGCCATTTACGCGACGGCCGAGGGCTACACGAACGGTGTCGTGACCGCGTGCCGCGAACGGGGACTACGCATCCCGCAGGACGTTCTGGTGGTCGGTGGTATCGACGGCCGGGAGGCCCGTGAGAGCGAGCCGGCGGTCACCGCCCTCGACTTGCACCCCGATCGGCAGGCCGAGGCGGCGGTGGAACTCCTGATCGATCGCATCGACGGCCACGACGTACGGGGACCCGTCTATGTGCCAAGCACGCTACGGGTGCGCGCAAGTTCAGCGCGCTAG
- a CDS encoding amidohydrolase, whose translation MEHVLPITSGSGLIVNADIRTLDAGQPRAEAVSWADGMITAVGTSAEVLAVAPAGADPIDLRGAALTPGLIDSHIHPAWGAELSRGADLAGCTTLEQVRTALRAEAARTPADQWIRAWNLDYAAFSPTGIRADLIDEAVSGRPLIGVFYDLHTAMISTEAIRQSGLTGRETFPDAAAVVVDDAGLPTGELKEPSAYQPLTTAHAETDTAAVLDRLAGVLGKLNRFGVTGGVVMDASAADLDTYAALDNAGRLSVRLVTALWHHPDRDDAGVAEFIKLAARGGRRWRSGLIKIFSDGVIDTGTAWLRELDTCGCGSHPFWPDPERLRDVIAQYTAAGIQLAIHAVGDQAVAFVLDCYRDVGGGGTVRHRLEHLELLEDDDVKRLADLQITASMQPLHMQWRQADHSDSFARRLGRRRAAQAFRVADVIAAGAPVCLGSDWPVADSDPRYGMAWARLRRRPGDRDGHVFEPDQRLSGEQALLGYTAWAADALGDTDRGRIRVGARADLTAFAEDPVRVSADDLIDLPIPLTVVDGEIVHREDV comes from the coding sequence ATGGAACATGTGCTGCCCATCACATCCGGTTCGGGGTTGATCGTGAACGCCGACATCCGCACCCTGGACGCCGGTCAGCCAAGGGCCGAGGCGGTCAGCTGGGCCGACGGGATGATCACCGCCGTCGGCACCAGCGCCGAGGTGCTGGCCGTCGCCCCCGCCGGGGCCGACCCGATCGACCTGCGCGGCGCGGCACTGACACCGGGACTGATCGACTCCCACATCCACCCGGCCTGGGGCGCCGAGCTGTCCCGGGGGGCCGACCTGGCCGGGTGCACCACCCTCGAACAGGTACGCACCGCGTTGCGGGCGGAGGCCGCGCGGACACCGGCCGACCAGTGGATCCGCGCCTGGAACCTCGACTACGCCGCGTTCTCGCCAACCGGCATCCGCGCCGATCTGATCGACGAGGCGGTCAGTGGCCGGCCCCTCATCGGTGTCTTCTACGACCTGCACACCGCCATGATCTCTACGGAGGCGATCCGACAGAGCGGGCTGACCGGCCGCGAGACCTTCCCCGACGCTGCGGCCGTCGTCGTCGACGACGCGGGTCTGCCGACCGGCGAACTCAAGGAACCCTCGGCGTACCAACCCCTGACCACGGCGCACGCTGAGACGGATACGGCCGCGGTCTTGGATCGACTGGCCGGTGTTCTTGGCAAGCTCAACCGATTTGGTGTGACCGGCGGTGTGGTGATGGACGCCAGCGCCGCCGACCTAGACACGTACGCCGCACTCGACAATGCGGGTCGGCTGTCGGTGCGACTCGTCACCGCGCTTTGGCATCACCCCGACCGCGACGACGCCGGAGTCGCCGAGTTCATCAAGCTCGCCGCGCGCGGCGGCCGGCGCTGGCGCTCCGGTCTGATCAAGATCTTCAGCGATGGCGTGATCGACACCGGAACCGCATGGCTGCGCGAGCTCGACACCTGCGGATGCGGATCGCATCCATTCTGGCCGGACCCCGAACGCCTTCGGGACGTGATCGCCCAATACACCGCGGCAGGAATACAACTCGCGATCCATGCGGTCGGCGACCAGGCCGTCGCGTTCGTCCTGGACTGCTATCGAGATGTGGGTGGCGGCGGCACGGTGCGGCACCGGTTGGAGCACCTGGAGCTACTCGAGGACGACGACGTGAAACGGCTTGCCGACCTGCAGATCACCGCGTCGATGCAGCCGCTGCACATGCAGTGGCGCCAAGCCGACCACAGCGACTCGTTCGCCCGGCGACTCGGACGCCGCCGCGCGGCCCAGGCCTTCCGGGTCGCCGACGTCATCGCCGCAGGCGCTCCGGTATGCCTCGGCTCGGACTGGCCGGTCGCGGATTCCGATCCCAGATACGGGATGGCCTGGGCCCGGTTGCGTCGCCGTCCCGGCGACCGCGACGGACACGTATTCGAGCCGGACCAACGGCTTTCGGGTGAACAGGCCCTGCTTGGCTACACCGCCTGGGCGGCCGATGCCCTCGGCGACACCGACCGTGGCCGAATCCGGGTGGGGGCCAGGGCCGACCTGACGGCCTTCGCCGAAGATCCCGTGCGGGTGTCCGCCGACGATCTGATCGACCTACCGATTCCGCTCACCGTCGTCGACGGCGAGATCGTTCACCGAGAGGACGTCTGA
- a CDS encoding APC family permease yields the protein MTDSTSAPAPPTARWVPRRSIGVWGLVFFVVAAAAPLAVMSGVAPLAVMFGGVGAPGGYLLGGIVMAVFAVGFTAMSRHVDNPGAFYAYISRGLGRTVGLGAAFVAVLSYVLIAVSFVPAIGVFAHDTVLSLTGVDIAWQIWAVVGWLAVGVLGYLNITLSAKVLGVLLGLEVLVLVVFAVPIIFQGGAEGLSFGSFNPGNVFGAGVGALFVLAFGAFLGFESTAIYSEEAKDPKRTVPQATFIAVGFLALFYTVVLWAAIMAYGPEQAVVVATEDPTGMFFTATEQWVGAPVANAMHVLIVTSALAAALAFHNASARYLSALASEHALPSPLARRSSSGSPGVASLTVSAVAGVIVVAFALAGADPYTHTFIWLNAIGIPGIIGLQALCSAAVVAFFRRDPHGHGVFTRLIAPAVATVALTGTLILIVINYDLLTGAGAATNAALILVLPVTFIAGLVVARILRARQPETYQQLATVRPDEPTSVG from the coding sequence ATGACCGACAGCACCAGCGCACCGGCCCCGCCAACCGCCCGTTGGGTACCCCGCCGATCGATCGGAGTGTGGGGACTGGTCTTCTTCGTCGTCGCGGCCGCTGCGCCACTCGCGGTGATGTCCGGTGTCGCGCCACTGGCCGTGATGTTCGGCGGAGTCGGCGCGCCCGGCGGATATCTGCTTGGTGGAATCGTGATGGCGGTGTTCGCCGTTGGGTTCACCGCAATGAGCCGGCACGTCGACAACCCCGGCGCGTTCTACGCCTACATCTCGCGCGGGCTCGGCCGTACCGTCGGACTGGGCGCGGCGTTCGTCGCGGTGCTGTCCTATGTCCTCATCGCCGTCAGCTTCGTCCCCGCGATTGGGGTGTTCGCCCACGACACCGTGCTGTCACTGACCGGTGTGGACATCGCGTGGCAGATCTGGGCGGTTGTCGGCTGGCTCGCCGTCGGTGTCCTCGGCTACCTGAACATCACGCTGAGCGCCAAAGTGCTCGGAGTGCTGCTGGGCCTGGAGGTCCTGGTGCTGGTGGTGTTCGCGGTGCCGATCATCTTCCAGGGCGGTGCCGAGGGCCTCAGTTTCGGCAGTTTCAACCCGGGCAACGTGTTCGGTGCCGGAGTCGGCGCGCTGTTCGTGCTGGCGTTCGGAGCGTTTCTCGGATTCGAGTCGACGGCGATCTACAGCGAGGAAGCCAAGGATCCCAAACGCACTGTGCCGCAGGCGACTTTCATCGCCGTCGGATTCCTCGCGCTGTTCTACACCGTCGTGCTGTGGGCGGCGATCATGGCCTACGGCCCGGAGCAAGCCGTCGTGGTGGCGACTGAGGATCCGACCGGCATGTTCTTCACCGCAACCGAACAATGGGTGGGCGCACCCGTTGCCAACGCCATGCACGTGCTGATCGTCACCAGCGCGCTGGCCGCGGCGCTGGCCTTCCACAACGCAAGCGCGCGCTATCTGTCGGCCCTGGCCTCAGAGCATGCGCTGCCGTCCCCGCTCGCCCGCCGCTCGAGCTCCGGCTCGCCCGGCGTGGCCAGCCTCACCGTCTCCGCTGTCGCGGGCGTCATCGTCGTGGCCTTCGCGCTTGCCGGCGCCGATCCCTACACCCACACGTTCATCTGGCTCAACGCGATCGGCATCCCGGGCATCATCGGTCTGCAGGCACTGTGCTCGGCCGCGGTCGTGGCCTTCTTCCGGCGGGATCCCCACGGTCACGGTGTCTTCACTCGACTCATCGCCCCCGCTGTCGCCACCGTGGCGCTGACCGGCACACTGATACTCATCGTCATCAACTACGACCTGCTCACCGGGGCCGGGGCCGCCACCAACGCGGCGCTCATCCTGGTGCTCCCCGTGACATTCATCGCGGGACTGGTTGTCGCGCGCATCCTGCGGGCTCGTCAGCCCGAGACCTATCAGCAGCTCGCGACGGTACGTCCGGATGAGCCCACGAGCGTGGGTTGA
- a CDS encoding crotonase/enoyl-CoA hydratase family protein has product MTESEKSPDALIEQRGHTLIVTLNRPEARNALSGEMMRIMVEAWDRVDEDPEIRTCILTGAGGYFCAGMDLKAATKAPPGDAFKSGAYDPSKIEGLLKGRRLRKPLIAAVEGPAIAGGTEILQGTDIRVAGESAKFGISEAKWSLYPMGGSAVRLPRQIPYTIACDLLLTGRHITAAEALSYGLIGYVVPDGTALDKALEIAEVINNNGPLAVQAILKTIREAEGLHEEEAFKPDTANGIPVFLSDDAKEGPRAFKEKRPPNFQMK; this is encoded by the coding sequence TTGACCGAGTCCGAAAAGAGCCCCGACGCCCTCATTGAGCAGCGGGGACACACCCTGATCGTGACGCTCAATCGCCCCGAGGCGCGCAACGCACTCAGCGGCGAGATGATGCGAATAATGGTCGAGGCGTGGGACCGCGTCGACGAGGATCCCGAGATCCGCACCTGCATCCTGACCGGCGCGGGTGGCTACTTCTGCGCGGGCATGGACCTCAAGGCCGCCACCAAGGCGCCGCCAGGGGACGCCTTCAAGAGCGGCGCCTACGACCCGTCGAAGATCGAGGGTCTGCTCAAGGGCCGCCGGCTGCGCAAGCCGCTGATCGCCGCGGTCGAGGGCCCCGCGATCGCCGGTGGCACCGAGATCCTGCAGGGCACCGACATCCGCGTCGCGGGTGAGAGCGCCAAGTTCGGCATCTCCGAGGCCAAGTGGAGCCTCTACCCGATGGGCGGTTCCGCGGTGCGGCTCCCCCGCCAGATTCCGTACACCATCGCGTGCGATCTGTTGCTGACCGGACGACACATCACGGCCGCCGAGGCCCTGTCCTACGGGCTCATCGGATACGTCGTGCCCGACGGCACCGCGCTGGACAAGGCACTCGAGATCGCCGAGGTGATCAACAACAACGGTCCGCTCGCGGTGCAGGCGATCCTGAAGACCATTCGCGAGGCCGAGGGCCTGCACGAGGAAGAGGCCTTCAAGCCCGACACCGCCAACGGCATCCCGGTGTTCCTTAGCGATGACGCCAAGGAGGGCCCGCGGGCGTTCAAGGAGAAGCGGCCCCCGAACTTCCAGATGAAGTAG
- a CDS encoding acyl-CoA synthetase, producing MALNIADLAEHAIDAVPDRVALISGDEQLTYAGLEEKANRFAHYLIDQGVKKDDKVGLYCRNRIEIVIAMLGIVKAGAILVNVNFRYVEGELRYLFENSDMVALVHERRYADRVVNVLPETPNVKTILVVEDGSDDDYQRYGGVEFYSALEQGSPERDFGPRSADDIYLLYTGGTTGFPKGVMWRHEDIYRVLFGGTDFATGEPIADEYDLSKHAVANPPMIRLPIPPMIHGATQSATWMSLFSGQTVVLAPEFNADEVWRMIHEHKVNLLFFTGDAMARPLLDALLAHQDEGNTYDLSSLFLLASTAALFSTSIKEKFLELLPNRIITDSIGSSETGFGGTSIVAKGQSHTGGPRVTIDKNTVVLDEDGNEVVPGSGVRGIIAKRGHIPVGYFKDEKKTAETFQTIKGVRYAIPGDYAEVEADGSVTMLGRGSVSINSGGEKIYPEEVEAALKGHPDVFDALVVGVPDPRFGQHVAAVVQPRDGAQPTLAELDAFVRNEIAGYKVPRSLWLVDEVKRSPAGKPDYRWAKDTTEERPADDVHAKHAGANT from the coding sequence GTGGCCCTGAATATTGCCGATCTTGCCGAGCACGCGATCGACGCCGTGCCTGACCGTGTCGCCCTGATCTCGGGCGACGAACAGCTCACCTATGCCGGGTTGGAGGAGAAGGCGAACCGCTTCGCCCACTACCTCATCGATCAGGGCGTCAAGAAGGACGACAAGGTCGGCCTCTACTGCCGCAACCGCATCGAGATCGTCATCGCGATGCTCGGCATCGTCAAGGCGGGCGCGATCCTCGTCAACGTCAACTTCCGCTATGTCGAGGGCGAACTGCGCTACCTGTTCGAGAACTCGGACATGGTGGCGTTGGTGCACGAGCGTCGGTACGCCGACCGCGTGGTCAACGTGCTGCCCGAGACTCCGAACGTCAAGACCATCCTGGTGGTCGAGGACGGCAGCGATGACGACTACCAGCGCTACGGCGGCGTCGAGTTCTACTCCGCGCTGGAGCAGGGCTCGCCCGAGCGTGACTTCGGTCCGCGCAGCGCCGATGACATCTACCTGCTCTACACCGGTGGCACCACGGGCTTCCCCAAGGGCGTGATGTGGCGTCACGAGGACATCTACCGGGTGCTGTTCGGCGGCACCGACTTCGCGACGGGCGAGCCCATCGCCGACGAGTACGACCTGTCCAAGCACGCGGTCGCCAACCCGCCGATGATTCGGCTGCCGATCCCGCCGATGATCCACGGCGCCACGCAGTCGGCCACCTGGATGTCGTTGTTCTCCGGTCAGACCGTGGTGCTGGCACCGGAGTTCAACGCCGACGAGGTGTGGCGGATGATCCACGAGCACAAGGTGAACCTGCTGTTCTTCACCGGTGACGCCATGGCACGTCCGCTGCTGGATGCCCTGCTTGCGCATCAGGACGAGGGCAACACCTACGACCTGTCATCGCTGTTCCTGCTGGCGAGCACCGCCGCGCTGTTCTCCACCAGCATCAAGGAGAAGTTCCTGGAGCTGCTGCCCAACCGCATCATCACCGACTCGATCGGGTCCTCGGAGACAGGATTCGGCGGTACCAGCATCGTCGCGAAGGGCCAGTCGCACACCGGCGGGCCGCGCGTCACGATCGACAAGAACACCGTCGTGCTCGACGAGGACGGCAATGAGGTGGTGCCGGGTTCGGGCGTGCGCGGCATCATCGCCAAGCGCGGTCACATCCCGGTCGGCTACTTCAAGGACGAGAAGAAGACCGCCGAGACGTTTCAGACGATCAAGGGTGTGCGGTACGCGATACCGGGTGACTACGCCGAGGTCGAGGCCGACGGCAGTGTGACGATGCTGGGCCGCGGGTCGGTGTCCATCAACAGCGGTGGCGAGAAGATCTACCCCGAAGAGGTGGAGGCCGCGCTCAAGGGGCATCCCGACGTGTTCGACGCCCTGGTTGTCGGTGTGCCCGACCCGCGCTTCGGTCAGCACGTCGCCGCCGTGGTGCAGCCGCGCGACGGCGCTCAGCCGACGCTGGCGGAACTCGACGCGTTCGTGCGCAACGAGATTGCGGGGTACAAGGTGCCACGCAGCCTCTGGCTGGTCGACGAGGTCAAGCGCTCGCCGGCGGGCAAGCCCGACTACCGGTGGGCCAAGGACACGACCGAGGAGCGTCCGGCTGATGACGTGCACGCCAAGCACGCGGGAGCGAACACCTGA
- a CDS encoding nitronate monooxygenase family protein has translation MRTELCERFGIEYPIFVFTPSEKVAAAVTRAGGLGMLGCVRFNDANDLEDVLQWMDANTDGKPYGVDIVMPAKVPTEGTSVDIDKLIPQGHRDFVAKTLADLGVPPLPEGEERNEGTLGWLHSVARSHVEVALRHPIKLIANALGSPPKDVIDQVHAAGVPVAALAGSAKHAQRHAENGVDIVIAQGHEAGGHTGEIASMVLVPEVVDALGSNTAVLAAGGIGSGRQVAAALALGAQGVWMGSAFLTAAEYDLGVRTESGVSVVQQALLAATSSDTVRRRVYTGKPARLLKSRWTDAWDAEGAPEPLPMPLQNVLVSEAHQRMSESSDPTTVAMPVGQIVGRMNEIRPVADIIAELVAGFEDATRRLDGIREG, from the coding sequence ATGCGTACTGAACTCTGCGAGCGGTTCGGCATCGAGTACCCGATATTCGTCTTCACCCCGTCGGAGAAGGTCGCGGCGGCGGTGACCCGCGCAGGCGGACTGGGCATGTTGGGCTGCGTGCGGTTCAACGACGCCAACGATCTCGAGGACGTCCTGCAGTGGATGGACGCCAACACCGACGGTAAGCCCTACGGCGTCGACATCGTTATGCCCGCCAAGGTGCCGACCGAGGGGACCTCGGTCGACATCGACAAGCTGATTCCGCAGGGGCACCGCGATTTCGTCGCGAAAACCCTTGCAGATCTCGGTGTTCCGCCTCTGCCCGAAGGTGAGGAACGCAATGAGGGGACACTCGGCTGGCTGCACTCGGTTGCCCGGAGCCACGTCGAGGTGGCGCTGAGACACCCGATCAAGCTGATCGCCAACGCACTCGGCTCACCGCCCAAGGATGTCATCGACCAGGTGCACGCCGCGGGAGTGCCGGTGGCTGCCTTGGCGGGTAGCGCCAAGCACGCCCAGCGTCACGCCGAGAACGGCGTCGACATCGTGATCGCCCAGGGCCACGAGGCGGGCGGCCACACCGGTGAGATCGCCTCGATGGTGCTGGTACCCGAAGTCGTTGACGCGCTGGGCAGTAATACCGCGGTGCTGGCGGCGGGTGGTATCGGAAGCGGCCGCCAGGTCGCCGCCGCCCTCGCGCTTGGCGCGCAGGGGGTCTGGATGGGATCGGCCTTCCTCACCGCCGCCGAGTACGACCTCGGCGTTCGGACGGAGAGCGGTGTGTCGGTGGTGCAGCAGGCGCTGCTTGCCGCGACCTCCAGCGACACCGTGCGCAGGCGCGTCTACACCGGCAAGCCCGCGCGGCTGCTCAAGAGCCGGTGGACCGACGCCTGGGACGCCGAGGGCGCCCCGGAGCCCCTGCCCATGCCGCTGCAGAACGTCCTCGTGAGCGAGGCGCATCAGCGGATGAGCGAGTCGTCGGACCCGACCACGGTCGCGATGCCCGTCGGTCAGATCGTCGGCCGGATGAACGAGATTCGGCCCGTCGCCGACATCATCGCCGAGCTGGTGGCTGGTTTCGAGGATGCGACCAGGCGCCTCGACGGCATCCGCGAGGGCTAG
- a CDS encoding VOC family protein yields MEILVQSTVVEIVANDIGRSLEFYRLLGLDVPQPQGPHVEVALPGGNKLAFDTEDVIAGMHPGWAPPTGPGRVAVAFGFAATSDVDAVYERLTAAGHPGTLAPFDAPWGQRYATVEDPDGTSVDLFAALS; encoded by the coding sequence ATGGAGATCCTCGTGCAGTCCACGGTCGTCGAGATCGTCGCCAATGACATTGGCCGGTCCCTCGAGTTCTATCGACTCCTGGGGCTCGACGTGCCGCAACCCCAGGGGCCGCATGTCGAGGTGGCTCTACCGGGTGGCAACAAGCTCGCCTTCGACACCGAAGACGTGATCGCGGGAATGCACCCGGGATGGGCGCCGCCGACAGGACCGGGCCGGGTGGCCGTTGCGTTCGGGTTTGCAGCGACCAGCGATGTGGACGCCGTCTATGAACGGCTCACTGCGGCAGGGCACCCCGGCACGTTGGCGCCGTTCGACGCACCGTGGGGCCAGCGCTATGCGACGGTCGAGGACCCCGACGGCACCTCGGTGGATCTGTTCGCGGCGCTGTCGTAG
- a CDS encoding AraC family transcriptional regulator codes for MGYRERPAPTSLRGLIETTWTLDGPGDAARVLPDGCMDLITMGGRIMIAGPDTRAHISHREAESFAGLRFRPGVLPRLLGVPASEFTDQRVPLDSLCAVTSARLEVVVADLLSRPTRTQTSPWALPAVHHVTSRLAGGAAVRDVARELGWSARTLQRQSLAVYGYGPATLRRILRFRRAVALLRAGQSTTTVAAVAGYADESHLHREAREFSGVPLRALTYDSAANRSTEVPSGSSTVA; via the coding sequence GTGGGATATCGCGAGAGGCCCGCACCCACATCTCTGCGCGGTCTGATCGAGACGACCTGGACCCTCGACGGCCCAGGTGACGCGGCGCGTGTGCTCCCGGACGGCTGCATGGATCTGATCACCATGGGTGGCCGAATCATGATCGCCGGCCCCGACACCCGCGCTCACATCAGCCATCGAGAGGCGGAGTCGTTCGCGGGCTTGCGGTTTCGCCCCGGCGTGCTGCCCCGCCTGCTCGGTGTGCCTGCCTCCGAGTTCACAGATCAGCGAGTTCCACTGGATTCACTGTGCGCCGTCACCTCTGCGCGCCTCGAGGTTGTCGTGGCAGACCTGTTGTCACGGCCCACCAGGACACAGACCTCGCCATGGGCACTGCCCGCGGTGCATCACGTCACCTCACGCCTGGCCGGGGGCGCCGCGGTCCGCGACGTCGCCCGCGAACTCGGCTGGTCGGCACGCACTCTGCAGCGCCAAAGCCTCGCCGTGTACGGCTACGGCCCCGCGACACTGCGCCGGATTCTGCGCTTTCGGCGCGCTGTGGCGCTGCTACGCGCCGGGCAGTCGACGACGACAGTTGCGGCAGTCGCCGGCTACGCCGACGAGTCGCACCTGCACCGTGAGGCGCGAGAGTTCTCCGGTGTGCCGCTTCGCGCGCTGACCTACGACAGCGCCGCGAACAGATCCACCGAGGTGCCGTCGGGGTCCTCGACCGTCGCATAG
- a CDS encoding Rieske 2Fe-2S domain-containing protein: protein MTDHIREIHTGAPMTRFARGWHCLGLAESFRDGQPHGITAFGTKLVVFTDSAGNLKVLDGYCRHMGGDLSQGTVKGDSIACPFHDWRWGGDGKCTLVPYAKRTPRLARTRSWLTDEVNGQLLVWHDPEGSTPAPELTPPTIEGYNEGQWSPWQWSSILIEGAHCREIVDNNVDMAHFFYIHHAYPTFFKNVIEGHTASQFMESKPRPDFTANPEKLWEGTHLRSEATYFGPAYMINWLHNDLGPGFTVEVALINCHYPVSHNAFRLQWGVAVQQMEGLPADKAAKLAAAMNRSFGDGFLEDVEIWKNKTRIDNPLLTEEDGAVYQHRRWYEQFYVDLADVTPDMTDRFEMEVDTTHAYDVWHQEVADNLAARDQVAARQ, encoded by the coding sequence ATGACGGATCATATTCGCGAAATCCACACCGGCGCACCGATGACCCGGTTCGCCCGCGGCTGGCACTGCCTTGGCCTGGCGGAGTCATTCCGGGACGGTCAACCGCACGGCATCACCGCCTTCGGCACCAAACTGGTGGTGTTCACCGACTCGGCAGGCAACCTCAAGGTCCTGGACGGCTACTGCAGGCACATGGGCGGCGACCTGTCGCAGGGCACGGTCAAGGGCGACTCCATCGCCTGCCCGTTCCACGACTGGCGGTGGGGTGGCGACGGTAAGTGCACGCTTGTCCCCTATGCCAAGCGAACACCGCGTCTGGCCCGCACCCGCAGCTGGCTCACCGACGAGGTCAACGGCCAGCTGCTGGTCTGGCACGATCCCGAGGGGTCAACGCCGGCCCCGGAACTCACCCCGCCCACCATCGAGGGCTACAACGAGGGCCAATGGTCGCCCTGGCAGTGGAGTTCGATACTGATCGAGGGCGCCCACTGCCGCGAGATCGTCGACAACAACGTCGACATGGCGCACTTCTTCTACATCCACCACGCCTACCCGACGTTCTTCAAGAACGTCATCGAAGGCCACACCGCCAGCCAGTTCATGGAGTCCAAGCCCCGTCCGGATTTCACCGCCAATCCGGAAAAGCTCTGGGAAGGAACACATCTGCGTTCCGAGGCGACATACTTCGGCCCGGCCTACATGATCAACTGGCTGCACAACGACCTCGGCCCCGGCTTCACCGTCGAGGTCGCGCTGATCAACTGCCACTATCCGGTCAGCCACAACGCGTTCCGGCTCCAGTGGGGTGTGGCTGTCCAGCAGATGGAGGGATTGCCCGCCGATAAGGCCGCCAAGCTCGCCGCCGCGATGAACCGCTCCTTCGGCGACGGTTTCCTCGAGGACGTCGAAATCTGGAAGAACAAGACGCGTATCGACAATCCGCTGCTCACCGAGGAGGACGGCGCCGTGTACCAGCACCGCCGCTGGTACGAGCAGTTCTATGTGGACCTGGCGGACGTCACCCCCGACATGACCGACCGGTTCGAGATGGAGGTGGACACCACGCACGCCTACGACGTGTGGCATCAGGAGGTGGCCGACAATCTCGCCGCCCGCGACCAGGTCGCCGCCCGGCAGTAG